CAAGTCTCGGCCGAGGAGCGAGCTGAAGTGGGGGCAGAGGAGATACAGACGTGCGACCGCAGGCTACGGCGGTTTTCCGAGGCCCAAATACGAGGGCCGGCAGAAACCGACGGTGAAGGTCGCGCTCAGGTACAGGTGTAAGACCTGCAAGAAAGCGCACC
This genomic window from Candidatus Thermoplasmatota archaeon contains:
- a CDS encoding 50S ribosomal protein L44e; translated protein: MKMPRVTKEFCPKCKKHTEHEVERVKSRPRSELKWGQRRYRRATAGYGGFPRPKYEGRQKPTVKVALRYRCKTCKKAHQRTCIRSKTFELKEA